The DNA region CACCGACGCGGTCGGGCACGACGAGCTGGGGCGGCTGATGTTCGGCGGGAAGGTGTCGCTGCTCGTCGGGCTCGCGGCCGGGCTCCTCGCGACGGTCATCGGGACACTGTGGGGCGCGGTCGCCGGGTACGCGGGCGGCTGGGTCGACGCGGTCATGATGCGGGTCGTGGACGCCGGTATCGCCATCCCGGCGCTCTTCATCCTGCTCGTCGTCTCGGCGATCACGACCCCGGACTCGCTCGGGCTGATCCTCATCCTGGGGTTCGTGTCCTGGCTCGTCCCGTCCCGTCTCGTACGGGCGGAGACGCTCACCCTGAAGAGCCGCGACTACGTGCTGACGCTCCGCGCGATCGGCGGGACGCACGGCCGGGCGATCTTCCGGCACATCCTGCCCAACTCGGTCTCCACGATCGTGGTCGCGGCGACGTTCCAGGTCGCCGACGCCATCCTGCTCGTCGCGTACGTCTCGTACCTCGGACTCGGTGTCCAGCCGCCGTCGACCGACTGGGGCGGAATGCTGTCGGCCGGGCTGACGGCCGCGTACTCCGGGCGCTGGTGGCTGATCGTGCCGCCGGGCCTCGCCATCATCCTCGTCGTGTGCGCGTTCAACGCGGTCGGGGACGGGCTGCGGGACGCGTTCGACGTGAAGGGGCGGGCATGAGCGGCACGACGGGGACGAGTGGCATGAGCGGCATCCTGGAGGTCGAGGACCTCGGGGTGACCTTCTCCACGGAGACGGGTGACGTGCCCGCCGTACGCGGGGTGTCGCTGTACGTACGGCCCGGGGAGACGCTGGCGCTGGTCGGCGAGTCCGGGTCAGGGAAGTCGACGGTCGCGCTCGCCGCGATGGGGCTGCTGCCGGGGAACGCGCGGGCGTCGGGCCGGGCCTCGGTCGACGGCACGGAGGTCGTGGGCGCCGCCGAGACCGACCTCGTGGGTTTGCGGGGGCGCACGGTGTCGATGGTGTTCCAGGAGCCCGCGACCGCCCTCGATCCGCTGACCCGGATCGGGGCACAGATCGCGGAGGTCGTACGCAACCACCGGCCGGTCTCCGCGCGCGAAGCCGCCGCCGAGGCGGTCGGACTGCTGCGCCGGGTCGGTATCCCGGATCCGGAGAAGCGGGCGTCCGCGTACCCCTTCCAGCTCTCCGGCGGACAGCGGCAGCGCGTGGTCATCGCCATGGCGATCGCGAACTCCCCGAGCCTGCTGATCGCCGACGAGCCGACCACCGCGCTCGACGTCACCG from Streptomyces sp. NBC_00258 includes:
- a CDS encoding ABC transporter permease yields the protein MSAVLQTEAATRELATGYRLSVRRFARNRLAVAGLSVVVLFLLFCFVGPLVYSTDQTHTDLTQVNLAPSGAHWLGTDAVGHDELGRLMFGGKVSLLVGLAAGLLATVIGTLWGAVAGYAGGWVDAVMMRVVDAGIAIPALFILLVVSAITTPDSLGLILILGFVSWLVPSRLVRAETLTLKSRDYVLTLRAIGGTHGRAIFRHILPNSVSTIVVAATFQVADAILLVAYVSYLGLGVQPPSTDWGGMLSAGLTAAYSGRWWLIVPPGLAIILVVCAFNAVGDGLRDAFDVKGRA